From Synchiropus splendidus isolate RoL2022-P1 chromosome 10, RoL_Sspl_1.0, whole genome shotgun sequence, the proteins below share one genomic window:
- the LOC128765698 gene encoding uncharacterized protein LOC128765698 isoform X1 — protein sequence MPDVKLPAPCDYPSSSLSNTASASSPAGCNPPLDFIMDIESCIPDIPLSPDNLSSFSPHTASRYPGPMFPFITRCNSSTLLTQLGLRHCSNKHDQEEMVQGQGRGQVYCTPLGNNRRRPYRSMENLNWNHLSDSGLYTYITAPYRSVDSELILRYTSTSHWYDGPPDERGLMSNPESLAYYPCHGLPRRDLPLLPQVLFPGAMDEWEVKKGLREKLRLQSSRSAVNSLPLRPQVTSNAPTLDQERKFLPGSKSLISARVNCPDEIKQEVLRRLKLRRQNSSPNLAVTVSHSSPKVLKTPYITDSIAWTKDLNRSQSEGQHTPVGPLYIPTFEEFKRMRQAENSTTSFEAFGHSNTLLPPSDLASTQPKGPAGDEKMTSSSGEVLCNCNTFSPIRTGPSPRSPLQPLANSVQEKVPLASGEEGAARRRRSSLQPTGSVPFHPNRDKWVRPSSCCPALLMEGTDLSSYGAKIYKMKDGFLGSALDLIKKSCSAEISVEAPVRLSGDRDGDIATPSADSQPLAVAMATSATACRAESADHTPARGGEGGEAGECQQQHQQQHAGLGCRRSSSDAVYEPAETVRAQRECRLRPHYSDPMPADASKRKQLEMKIAAAARNHGHRRDRDSAPAAIRGRSEPTGEERQVSLGITRAGQHRWSTISSLSADSGVVGLSDEREEEDSEPRRHRYSDGADVERVDSGIGPGLSRTWKRPSASIRTWEVQRSCPDCGQRDGASRDRGESMCERCSKLRIERKEAILEFLNTESSYGEDLRIIKEEFYCPMQNAGLLTTEQLAVVFGNVQELIEVNDRFTDHLQDSIDQAFDQGDEDLLTVAIGEIFLEFVNMLPAFQTYCLQQSASVNMLNTLEKEKELLRIFLDVSQNDNTALRRMNLRSFLMAPLQRVTKYPLLLSRIIKVTPECHPEFARLREAKSRVESHLEHINMKTKQEGNGVTWSLRSFRRDSRKNREVINIEMREVSVKTLGWARESTRFIMEGPLQLSQPADGQWVKKGSKALKFQNVQTLLMVRTQRVGESHGQVTDLVARGEPREGGGENIQDGVLVLIKDKSSGKFTVLREPINLGNCVVSMDPECEDTFEVLDIRRESFVFRASDKSRTQQWFHQIKRYARDLGSWRKRRNALPNIMINTSQTRS from the exons CAAACACGACCAGGAAGAGATGGTGCAAGGACAAGGCAGGGGTCAGGTGTATTGTACCCCCTTAGGAAACAACCGGCGCAGGCCTTACAGGAGTATGGAGAACCTGAACTGGAACCATCTATCCGATTCAGGGCTATATACTTACATCACTGCGCCCTACAGGAGTGTAGATAGTGAGTTGATTTTACGCTACACCTCCACTAGCCACTGGTATGATGGGCCTCCTGATGAACGAGGCTTGATGTCCAATCCAGAGAGCCTTGCATACTATCCATGTCATGGTCTACCCCGTAGAGATCTGCCGCTGCTCCCTCAGGTGCTCTTCCCTGGTGCGATGGATGAATGGGAAGTCAAGAAAGGCTTAAGGGAAAAACTGCGTCTCCAGAGTTCCAGGTCAGCTGTAAATTCTTTGCCTTTGAGACCCCAGGTGACCTCTAATGCTCCAACACTGGACCAAGAAAGAAAATTCTTACCAGGATCTAAGTCACTGATCTCAGCACGTGTTAATTGCCCTGATGAGATCAAGCAAGAGGTCTTGAGGCGCTTGAAACTCAGGCGACAAAATAGCAGCCCCAACTTAGCTGTCACTGTGTCGCATTCCAGCCCCAAGGTACTTAAGACTCCTTACATAACTGACAGCATTGCATGGACAAAGGATTTGAATCGTTCTCAATCTGAGGGTCAACACACTCCTGTAGGTCCCCTTTATATTCCAACTTTTGAAGAATTTAAAAGGATGAGGCAAGCAGAGAATTCCACAACTAGCTTTGAAGCTTTTGGTCATTCCAACACACTTCTACCTCCATCTGACCTGGCCAGCACTCAACCAAAAGGGCCTGCGGGGGACGAAAAGATGACAAGCAGCAGTGGTGAAGTTCTGTGCAACTGTAACACATTCTCACCCATCCGCACCGGCCCATCCCCACGCTCACCTCTGCAGCCCCTGGCCAATTCAGTTCAAGAAAAGGTGCCCCTCGCCTCTGGGGAGGAAGGTGCTGCCAGGCGTCGACGGAGCAGCCTGCAACCCACTGGATCAGTTCCTTTCCACCCAAACAGGGATAAATGGGTTCggccctccagctgctgcccagcACTTCTGATGGAAGGAACAGACTTATCCAGCTATGGAGCAAAGATCTATAAAATGAAGGATGGCTTTCTGGGCTCGGCACTGGACCTCATCAAGAAAAG ctgcagtgcagagatTTCCGTTGAGGCCCCCGTCAGGCTGTCAGGTGACCGGGACGGAGACATCGCCACCCCCTCGGCTGACAGTCAGCCTCTCgccgttgccatggcaacgtcGGCAACGGCCTGCAGAGCCGAGTCTGCCGACCACACGCCTGcgagaggaggtgaaggaggagaagctggagaatgC cagcagcagcatcaacagCAGCATGCCGGACTGGGCTGCAGGCGCTCCAGCTCGGATGCTGTGTATGAGCCGGCCGAGACGGTGAGGGCTCAGCGGGAGTGTCGTCTCAGGCCCCACTACAGCGATCCCATGCCAGCCGACGCCTCCAAGCGCAAGCAGCTGGAGATGAAGATCGCTGCAGCCGCCCGAAACCATGGCCATCGGCGTGACAGAGACAGCG CTCCAGCAGCAATCCGTGGTCGCTCAGAACCCACAGGGGAGGAGAGGCAGGTCAGCCTGGGCATCACTCGGGCTGGTCAGCACCGGTGGAGCACCATCAGCAGTCTGAGTGCTGACAGTGGTGTGGTGGGCCTGAGTGACGAGCGCgaagaggaggacagtgagCCCCGCCGGCACCGCTACAGCGATGGAGCTGATGTAGAGCGGGTGGACAGCGGCATCGGGCCAGGCTTGTCCCGCACTTGGAAAAGACCCTCAGCCTCCATCAGAACGTGGGAGGTGCAAAGGTCATGTCCAGACTGCGGTCAAAGGGACGGGGCGTCccgagacagaggagagagcaTGTGTGAGCGCTGCTCGAAGCTGCGCATCGAGCGTAAGGAAGCCATACTGGAGTTCCTGAACACAGAGTCCAGCTATGGGGAGGACTTGCGGATCATCAAGGAGGAGTTTTACTGCCCCATGCAGAATGCCGGACTTCTGACCACTGAGCAGCTAGCTGTTGTGTTTGGAAATGTCCAGGAGCTTATAGAGGTCAATGACCGCTTTACAGACCACCTGCAGGACAGCATTGACCAGGCTTTTGACCAG GGAGATGAAGATCTGCTCACGGTGGCCATTGGAGAGAtatttttggagtttgtcaacATGCTGCCCGCCTTCCAGACCTACTGCCTGCAGCAGTCAGCATCAGTCAACATGCTCAACACActggaaaaggaaaaagagcTGCTGAG AATCTTCCTTGACGTCTCCCAAAACGACAACACAGCTCTAAGGAGGATGAATCTACGCTCTTTCCTAATGGCGCCACTGCAGCGCGTTACGAAATACCCGTTGCTATTAAGCCGAATAATCAAAGTCACTCCTGAATGTCACCCTGAATTTGCACGTCTCCGCGAAGCCAAAAGCAGAGTGGAATCCCACCTGGAGCACATAAACATGAAGACCAAACAAGAGGGGAATGGTGTCACCTGGTCACTGCGTTCATTCCGACGTGACAGTCGCAAAAACCGCGAGGTCATTAACATTGAAATGCGGGAGGTGTCAGTGAAAACTCTGGGCTGGGCGAGAGAGTCCACACGCTTCATAATGGAAGGACCCCTGCAGTTGTCCCAACCGGCTGACGGCCAGTGGGTGAAAAAGGGCAGCAAGGCACTCAAGTTCCAGAACGTCCAGACCCTTCTGATGGTGCGGACCCAACGGGTGGGCGAAAGTCATGGACAAGTGACCGATCTAGTGGCCCGTGGAGAACCCAGGGAGGGAGGTGGTGAGAACATCCAAGACGGAGTTCTGGTTCTGATAAAGGACAAGAGTAGTGGAAAGTTCACAGTTCTCAGAGAGCCAATCAACTTAGGGAActgtgttgtttccatggacccGGAATGTGAAGACACATTCGAAGTGCTGGATATCCGACGGGAGTCTTTTGTTTTCCGTGCCTCTGACAAATCACGCACTCAGCAGTGGTTCCATCAGATAAAGCGATACGCTCGCGACCTGGGCTCGTGGAGGAAAAGACGCAACGCTTTGCCTAACATCATGATCAACACGAGTCAGACCCGCTCCTGA
- the LOC128765698 gene encoding uncharacterized protein LOC128765698 isoform X2, protein MPDVKLPAPCDYPSSSLSNTASASSPAGCNPPLDFIMDIESCIPDIPLSPDNLSSFSPHTASRYPGPMFPFITRCNSSTLLTQLGLRHCSNKHDQEEMVQGQGRGQVYCTPLGNNRRRPYRSMENLNWNHLSDSGLYTYITAPYRSVDSELILRYTSTSHWYDGPPDERGLMSNPESLAYYPCHGLPRRDLPLLPQVLFPGAMDEWEVKKGLREKLRLQSSRSAVNSLPLRPQVTSNAPTLDQERKFLPGSKSLISARVNCPDEIKQEVLRRLKLRRQNSSPNLAVTVSHSSPKVLKTPYITDSIAWTKDLNRSQSEGQHTPVGPLYIPTFEEFKRMRQAENSTTSFEAFGHSNTLLPPSDLASTQPKGPAGDEKMTSSSGEVLCNCNTFSPIRTGPSPRSPLQPLANSVQEKVPLASGEEGAARRRRSSLQPTGSVPFHPNRDKWVRPSSCCPALLMEGTDLSSYGAKIYKMKDGFLGSALDLIKKSCSAEISVEAPVRLSGDRDGDIATPSADSQPLAVAMATSATACRAESADHTPARGGEGGEAGECQQHQQQHAGLGCRRSSSDAVYEPAETVRAQRECRLRPHYSDPMPADASKRKQLEMKIAAAARNHGHRRDRDSAPAAIRGRSEPTGEERQVSLGITRAGQHRWSTISSLSADSGVVGLSDEREEEDSEPRRHRYSDGADVERVDSGIGPGLSRTWKRPSASIRTWEVQRSCPDCGQRDGASRDRGESMCERCSKLRIERKEAILEFLNTESSYGEDLRIIKEEFYCPMQNAGLLTTEQLAVVFGNVQELIEVNDRFTDHLQDSIDQAFDQGDEDLLTVAIGEIFLEFVNMLPAFQTYCLQQSASVNMLNTLEKEKELLRIFLDVSQNDNTALRRMNLRSFLMAPLQRVTKYPLLLSRIIKVTPECHPEFARLREAKSRVESHLEHINMKTKQEGNGVTWSLRSFRRDSRKNREVINIEMREVSVKTLGWARESTRFIMEGPLQLSQPADGQWVKKGSKALKFQNVQTLLMVRTQRVGESHGQVTDLVARGEPREGGGENIQDGVLVLIKDKSSGKFTVLREPINLGNCVVSMDPECEDTFEVLDIRRESFVFRASDKSRTQQWFHQIKRYARDLGSWRKRRNALPNIMINTSQTRS, encoded by the exons CAAACACGACCAGGAAGAGATGGTGCAAGGACAAGGCAGGGGTCAGGTGTATTGTACCCCCTTAGGAAACAACCGGCGCAGGCCTTACAGGAGTATGGAGAACCTGAACTGGAACCATCTATCCGATTCAGGGCTATATACTTACATCACTGCGCCCTACAGGAGTGTAGATAGTGAGTTGATTTTACGCTACACCTCCACTAGCCACTGGTATGATGGGCCTCCTGATGAACGAGGCTTGATGTCCAATCCAGAGAGCCTTGCATACTATCCATGTCATGGTCTACCCCGTAGAGATCTGCCGCTGCTCCCTCAGGTGCTCTTCCCTGGTGCGATGGATGAATGGGAAGTCAAGAAAGGCTTAAGGGAAAAACTGCGTCTCCAGAGTTCCAGGTCAGCTGTAAATTCTTTGCCTTTGAGACCCCAGGTGACCTCTAATGCTCCAACACTGGACCAAGAAAGAAAATTCTTACCAGGATCTAAGTCACTGATCTCAGCACGTGTTAATTGCCCTGATGAGATCAAGCAAGAGGTCTTGAGGCGCTTGAAACTCAGGCGACAAAATAGCAGCCCCAACTTAGCTGTCACTGTGTCGCATTCCAGCCCCAAGGTACTTAAGACTCCTTACATAACTGACAGCATTGCATGGACAAAGGATTTGAATCGTTCTCAATCTGAGGGTCAACACACTCCTGTAGGTCCCCTTTATATTCCAACTTTTGAAGAATTTAAAAGGATGAGGCAAGCAGAGAATTCCACAACTAGCTTTGAAGCTTTTGGTCATTCCAACACACTTCTACCTCCATCTGACCTGGCCAGCACTCAACCAAAAGGGCCTGCGGGGGACGAAAAGATGACAAGCAGCAGTGGTGAAGTTCTGTGCAACTGTAACACATTCTCACCCATCCGCACCGGCCCATCCCCACGCTCACCTCTGCAGCCCCTGGCCAATTCAGTTCAAGAAAAGGTGCCCCTCGCCTCTGGGGAGGAAGGTGCTGCCAGGCGTCGACGGAGCAGCCTGCAACCCACTGGATCAGTTCCTTTCCACCCAAACAGGGATAAATGGGTTCggccctccagctgctgcccagcACTTCTGATGGAAGGAACAGACTTATCCAGCTATGGAGCAAAGATCTATAAAATGAAGGATGGCTTTCTGGGCTCGGCACTGGACCTCATCAAGAAAAG ctgcagtgcagagatTTCCGTTGAGGCCCCCGTCAGGCTGTCAGGTGACCGGGACGGAGACATCGCCACCCCCTCGGCTGACAGTCAGCCTCTCgccgttgccatggcaacgtcGGCAACGGCCTGCAGAGCCGAGTCTGCCGACCACACGCCTGcgagaggaggtgaaggaggagaagctggagaatgC cagcagcatcaacagCAGCATGCCGGACTGGGCTGCAGGCGCTCCAGCTCGGATGCTGTGTATGAGCCGGCCGAGACGGTGAGGGCTCAGCGGGAGTGTCGTCTCAGGCCCCACTACAGCGATCCCATGCCAGCCGACGCCTCCAAGCGCAAGCAGCTGGAGATGAAGATCGCTGCAGCCGCCCGAAACCATGGCCATCGGCGTGACAGAGACAGCG CTCCAGCAGCAATCCGTGGTCGCTCAGAACCCACAGGGGAGGAGAGGCAGGTCAGCCTGGGCATCACTCGGGCTGGTCAGCACCGGTGGAGCACCATCAGCAGTCTGAGTGCTGACAGTGGTGTGGTGGGCCTGAGTGACGAGCGCgaagaggaggacagtgagCCCCGCCGGCACCGCTACAGCGATGGAGCTGATGTAGAGCGGGTGGACAGCGGCATCGGGCCAGGCTTGTCCCGCACTTGGAAAAGACCCTCAGCCTCCATCAGAACGTGGGAGGTGCAAAGGTCATGTCCAGACTGCGGTCAAAGGGACGGGGCGTCccgagacagaggagagagcaTGTGTGAGCGCTGCTCGAAGCTGCGCATCGAGCGTAAGGAAGCCATACTGGAGTTCCTGAACACAGAGTCCAGCTATGGGGAGGACTTGCGGATCATCAAGGAGGAGTTTTACTGCCCCATGCAGAATGCCGGACTTCTGACCACTGAGCAGCTAGCTGTTGTGTTTGGAAATGTCCAGGAGCTTATAGAGGTCAATGACCGCTTTACAGACCACCTGCAGGACAGCATTGACCAGGCTTTTGACCAG GGAGATGAAGATCTGCTCACGGTGGCCATTGGAGAGAtatttttggagtttgtcaacATGCTGCCCGCCTTCCAGACCTACTGCCTGCAGCAGTCAGCATCAGTCAACATGCTCAACACActggaaaaggaaaaagagcTGCTGAG AATCTTCCTTGACGTCTCCCAAAACGACAACACAGCTCTAAGGAGGATGAATCTACGCTCTTTCCTAATGGCGCCACTGCAGCGCGTTACGAAATACCCGTTGCTATTAAGCCGAATAATCAAAGTCACTCCTGAATGTCACCCTGAATTTGCACGTCTCCGCGAAGCCAAAAGCAGAGTGGAATCCCACCTGGAGCACATAAACATGAAGACCAAACAAGAGGGGAATGGTGTCACCTGGTCACTGCGTTCATTCCGACGTGACAGTCGCAAAAACCGCGAGGTCATTAACATTGAAATGCGGGAGGTGTCAGTGAAAACTCTGGGCTGGGCGAGAGAGTCCACACGCTTCATAATGGAAGGACCCCTGCAGTTGTCCCAACCGGCTGACGGCCAGTGGGTGAAAAAGGGCAGCAAGGCACTCAAGTTCCAGAACGTCCAGACCCTTCTGATGGTGCGGACCCAACGGGTGGGCGAAAGTCATGGACAAGTGACCGATCTAGTGGCCCGTGGAGAACCCAGGGAGGGAGGTGGTGAGAACATCCAAGACGGAGTTCTGGTTCTGATAAAGGACAAGAGTAGTGGAAAGTTCACAGTTCTCAGAGAGCCAATCAACTTAGGGAActgtgttgtttccatggacccGGAATGTGAAGACACATTCGAAGTGCTGGATATCCGACGGGAGTCTTTTGTTTTCCGTGCCTCTGACAAATCACGCACTCAGCAGTGGTTCCATCAGATAAAGCGATACGCTCGCGACCTGGGCTCGTGGAGGAAAAGACGCAACGCTTTGCCTAACATCATGATCAACACGAGTCAGACCCGCTCCTGA
- the tsn gene encoding translin — MSVSEMFSYIQGFLSADQDVREDIRKVVQVLEQTAREILTVLQSVHQPSGFKEIPEKCSKARELFCAVRTQISELKTKFPSEQYYRFHEHWRFVLQRLVFLAAFVVYLETETLVTREQVAQILDIYVLREQGFHLDVEDYLAGVLIMASELSRLAVNSVTAGDYMRPLRISNFINELDSGFRLLNLKNDPLRKRYDGLKYDVKKIEEVVYDLSIRGLAKDSEHSGDK, encoded by the exons ATGTCGGTATCGGAAATGTTCAGCTACATCCAGGGTTTTCTGAGCGCTGACCAGGACGTCAGAGAG GATATTCGGAAGGTGGTCCAGGTCCTGGAGCAGACCGCCAGGGAAATCCTTACAGTGCTCCAAAGTGTCCACCAACCATCTGGATTTAAAGAGA TTCCTGAGAAATGTTCAAAAGCCAGAGAGTTGTTTTGCGCCGTCAGGACGCAGATATCAGAGCTGAAGACTAAATTTCCATCTGAACAGTATTACAG GTTCCATGAGCACTGGAGGTTCGTTCTGCAGCGGTTGGTGTTCCTGGCTGCATTTGTGGTCTACTTGGAGACTGAAACTCTGGTGACAAGGGAGCAAGTAGCCCAGATTCtggaca TTTACGTGTTGAGGGAACAGGGCTTCCACCTGGATGTTGAGGACTACCTGGCAGGTGTGCTGATCATGGCCAGTGAGTTG TCCCGATTAGCCGTCAACAGCGTGACAGCGGGCGACTACATGCGGCCTCTCCGGATCTCCAACTTCATCAACGAGCTGGACTCTGGCTTTCGTCTGCTCAACCTGAAGAACGACCCCCTGCGCAAACGCTACGATGGCCTCAAGTACGACGTGAAGAAAATTGAGGAGGTGGTCTACGACCTGTCTATCCGAGGGCTCGCCAAAGACAGCGAGCACAGTGGAGACAAGTAG